In a genomic window of Halalkalibacillus sediminis:
- the veg gene encoding biofilm formation stimulator Veg, which yields MGKTLAEIKQVLDDQIGERLTLKANGGRRKTIERCGILAETYPSVFIVELDQEEHSFERVSYSYADVLTETVEITFTDQVTKMA from the coding sequence TTGGGAAAAACACTAGCAGAAATTAAACAAGTTTTAGATGATCAAATTGGTGAACGTTTGACATTGAAAGCGAATGGTGGTCGTAGAAAGACAATTGAACGTTGCGGAATATTAGCAGAGACATATCCTTCCGTTTTTATTGTTGAACTAGATCAAGAAGAACATTCATTTGAACGAGTTTCATACAGTTATGCAGATGTTTTAACGGAGACAGTGGAAATTACCTTCACAGATCAAGTCACCAAGATGGCATAA
- a CDS encoding small, acid-soluble spore protein, alpha/beta type, which yields MSRRRGVMSEQLKEEIAKELGFYDTVQKEGWGGIKSRDAGNMVKRAVEMAEQSFRKG from the coding sequence TTGAGTAGACGAAGAGGCGTCATGTCTGAGCAGTTGAAAGAAGAGATCGCAAAAGAACTAGGTTTTTACGACACGGTTCAAAAAGAAGGATGGGGAGGCATCAAATCACGTGATGCCGGTAATATGGTGAAACGTGCAGTTGAGATGGCTGAACAATCTTTCAGAAAAGGGTAG
- a CDS encoding VOC family protein, producing the protein MNRLNLITLGTKDIVKSHNFFKELGFDTSIRGTESNPAIIFFKNNGTRIALYPLEELAKDVNEKHPPDISNGFSGITLAYNAKSMEDVDEILNKAELAGATIQKQPEKAGWGGYGGYFTDLDGYYWEVAYGEDWEFDDTDMLIIEDQ; encoded by the coding sequence ATGAACAGATTAAATCTAATTACACTTGGAACAAAAGATATCGTAAAATCTCATAACTTCTTTAAGGAACTTGGCTTTGATACCTCAATTAGAGGGACAGAATCAAACCCCGCTATTATTTTCTTTAAAAATAATGGAACAAGAATTGCTTTGTACCCGTTAGAAGAACTTGCTAAGGATGTGAATGAAAAGCATCCACCTGACATCTCAAATGGATTTTCAGGAATTACTTTAGCGTATAATGCAAAGTCAATGGAAGATGTGGATGAGATTTTAAATAAAGCAGAATTAGCTGGTGCTACCATCCAAAAACAACCAGAAAAGGCTGGTTGGGGTGGTTACGGCGGATACTTTACCGATCTTGATGGCTACTATTGGGAAGTCGCCTATGGAGAAGATTGGGAGTTTGATGATACTGATATGTTAATTATTGAAGATCAATAA
- a CDS encoding DUF5316 family protein: MNLKLIIVGLLNTLCAVIYGFVTSDWDMVLKVIGVSALLPLLVAGLLSGAFVSGDRNRANYHSENKMDNDDKRKWIIGLVLLSAPNAAFLLVLIIIGLITY; the protein is encoded by the coding sequence TTGAATTTGAAATTAATAATAGTAGGACTATTAAATACACTCTGCGCAGTCATTTATGGATTCGTTACAAGTGATTGGGATATGGTTTTGAAAGTAATTGGTGTTAGTGCTTTGTTACCATTACTGGTTGCTGGACTATTATCTGGGGCTTTTGTAAGTGGAGACAGGAATAGAGCTAATTACCATTCAGAAAACAAAATGGATAACGATGATAAAAGGAAATGGATAATTGGGTTGGTATTACTGAGTGCTCCAAATGCAGCATTCCTGCTTGTACTAATAATTATAGGTTTAATAACATATTAG
- the ispE gene encoding 4-(cytidine 5'-diphospho)-2-C-methyl-D-erythritol kinase: protein MIYEKAPAKINLTLDILHKRTDGYHEVEMIMTTIDLSDRLSFEKRGDQKILIESDNRFVPNDKRNLVYQAADLMIRKYELSQGVTIHMDKNIPVAAGLAGGSSDAAATLRGVNRLFELGLTSGELQELGATLGSDVPFCVTGGTALATGRGEKLKPLPALPPCWVVLGKPSVGVSTKEVYGKVNFEQMKHPQTEEAIHALEQQDFYEVCDHLENVLEPITVRMHGEISRIKSRMEQAGGDGVLMSGSGPTVFALSAHQSRAEGIYNSLKGFCSEVYIVRNLR from the coding sequence ATGATTTATGAAAAAGCTCCAGCAAAAATAAATTTGACTTTAGATATATTACATAAACGAACTGACGGTTATCATGAGGTCGAAATGATTATGACGACAATTGATCTATCGGACCGCTTATCCTTTGAAAAAAGAGGCGATCAGAAAATTTTAATTGAATCTGATAATCGTTTTGTTCCAAATGATAAAAGGAATTTGGTTTATCAAGCTGCTGATTTGATGATTAGAAAATACGAACTTTCCCAAGGTGTAACCATCCACATGGACAAGAATATTCCGGTAGCAGCAGGACTTGCAGGTGGAAGCAGTGATGCGGCTGCTACGTTACGTGGAGTCAATCGCTTGTTCGAACTTGGACTTACTTCTGGGGAATTGCAGGAATTAGGTGCAACTCTTGGTTCTGATGTCCCTTTCTGTGTAACAGGTGGAACAGCGTTGGCAACGGGGCGAGGTGAAAAACTGAAACCTCTGCCTGCATTACCACCATGCTGGGTCGTGCTTGGTAAACCATCAGTCGGAGTTTCAACAAAAGAAGTGTACGGGAAAGTGAATTTTGAACAAATGAAACACCCACAAACCGAAGAAGCCATTCATGCCTTAGAACAACAAGATTTCTATGAAGTGTGTGATCATCTAGAGAATGTTTTGGAGCCGATTACTGTTCGTATGCACGGAGAAATTTCCCGTATTAAAAGTCGCATGGAACAAGCGGGGGGAGATGGAGTACTTATGAGCGGGAGTGGTCCTACTGTTTTCGCTTTATCTGCACACCAATCGAGAGCTGAAGGAATTTACAATAGCTTGAAAGGGTTCTGTTCAGAGGTATATATTGTACGAAACTTACGTTAA
- the purR gene encoding pur operon repressor has translation MKRSERLVGMTNFFLENPRKLFSLPYFVKTYDAAKSSISEDIDIIDDMFRKMGIGHLDTVSGASGGVYYTPDYSEKNSNEAIEEMISILEDEKRVLPGGYVYMSDLLGDPKYVRLIGKIFASAFQDVPIDYIVTVATKGIPLAYAVAEVLNVPVVIIRRDPKVTEGSTVSINYVSGSSRKIQTMVLAKRSIQEGSNVLIVDDFMKAGGTIQGMTSLMQEFNVTVSGIGVLAEAEDEDEDRKIEDYVSLLKFVEVDERTKHIQVKKGNYFNSK, from the coding sequence ATGAAACGTAGTGAAAGATTGGTCGGGATGACTAATTTCTTTTTAGAAAACCCACGCAAACTTTTTTCCCTACCTTATTTCGTTAAAACCTATGATGCTGCTAAATCTTCGATCAGTGAGGATATTGATATCATAGACGATATGTTTCGAAAAATGGGTATAGGGCACTTGGATACTGTGTCTGGCGCTTCTGGAGGGGTTTATTATACTCCTGATTACAGTGAAAAAAATAGTAATGAAGCCATTGAAGAGATGATTTCCATTCTAGAGGACGAAAAGCGGGTCCTGCCAGGTGGATATGTATACATGAGTGATTTGTTAGGGGATCCGAAGTATGTCCGTTTGATCGGTAAAATATTCGCTTCAGCTTTCCAGGACGTACCCATCGATTACATAGTTACAGTAGCGACTAAAGGAATTCCATTAGCCTACGCTGTTGCGGAAGTACTGAATGTTCCTGTGGTTATTATACGGAGAGATCCTAAAGTAACAGAGGGTTCCACCGTAAGCATAAATTATGTGTCAGGTTCTTCTAGGAAGATTCAGACGATGGTTCTGGCTAAGAGAAGTATTCAAGAAGGTTCGAACGTATTGATTGTTGATGACTTCATGAAAGCTGGTGGAACGATTCAAGGGATGACCAGTCTGATGCAGGAGTTCAATGTTACGGTAAGCGGAATCGGAGTCTTGGCAGAGGCTGAGGATGAAGATGAAGATAGAAAAATAGAAGACTATGTTTCTTTACTCAAATTTGTTGAGGTTGATGAAAGAACCAAACATATTCAAGTTAAAAAAGGAAACTACTTTAACAGCAAATAA
- the spoVG gene encoding septation regulator SpoVG: MQVTDVRLRRVNTEGRMRAIASITLDEEFVVHDIRVIDGNNGLFVAMPSKRTPDGEFRDIAHPINSDTRSKLQEAVLEEYNRVGEEVEYEEAGAGAS; this comes from the coding sequence ATGCAAGTAACTGATGTAAGATTACGCCGAGTAAACACGGAAGGACGTATGCGTGCCATCGCATCGATCACTTTGGACGAGGAGTTTGTTGTCCATGACATTCGTGTTATTGATGGAAACAACGGATTATTTGTAGCAATGCCTAGTAAACGTACTCCGGATGGAGAGTTTAGAGACATTGCTCACCCAATTAATTCTGACACTCGTAGTAAACTCCAAGAGGCAGTCTTGGAAGAATACAATCGTGTCGGGGAAGAAGTTGAATATGAAGAAGCAGGTGCAGGTGCTTCATAA
- the glmU gene encoding bifunctional UDP-N-acetylglucosamine diphosphorylase/glucosamine-1-phosphate N-acetyltransferase GlmU, translating to MSNRFAVVLAAGKGTRMKSDLYKVLHSVCDKPMVQHVVDQLNELKLDQIITIVGHGAEKVKDQLGEQTEYALQEEQLGTGHAVQMAEPYIGGRQGTTVVVCGDTPMLTSKTIDELMKHHEQEDAKVTVLTTEMDDPSGYGRVIRSSDHSVDRIVEDKDASSDEKQVKEINTGTYCFDNELLFDALNNVSNDNAQGEYYLPDVLEIAKKQGDKVSAYSTPRSEETIGVNDRVALAKAEVLMKRRTNERLMREGVTIVDPDNTYIGTDVKVGTDTVIQPGCVIQGDTQIGSNVEIGPHTEIKDSAIGDGTHIKQSVVTDSRVGKDVSIGPFAHIRPASDIHDQVKIGNFVEIKKTSMAKNSKASHLSYLGDAEIGKDVNVGCGSITVNYDGKEKHKTIIEDGAFIGCNSNLVAPVKIEKGAYVAAGSTITKDVPEKSLSIARSRQENKEGYLERLNKSKK from the coding sequence ATGTCGAATAGATTCGCAGTTGTTTTAGCTGCAGGTAAAGGCACAAGAATGAAGTCTGATTTGTATAAAGTCCTTCATTCTGTATGTGATAAACCAATGGTTCAACACGTGGTTGACCAATTGAATGAGTTAAAACTCGATCAAATTATTACGATAGTAGGCCACGGGGCTGAAAAAGTGAAAGATCAACTAGGTGAACAGACTGAATACGCCCTTCAAGAAGAACAGCTTGGGACAGGCCATGCGGTACAAATGGCTGAGCCTTATATAGGTGGGCGTCAAGGTACAACTGTTGTTGTTTGCGGTGATACACCTATGCTCACTTCAAAGACGATTGATGAATTGATGAAGCATCATGAACAAGAAGATGCAAAGGTCACTGTATTGACCACTGAAATGGACGATCCATCTGGTTATGGTCGTGTGATCCGAAGTTCTGATCATTCGGTTGACCGCATTGTCGAGGATAAAGACGCATCTTCTGATGAGAAACAAGTGAAGGAAATCAACACTGGAACTTATTGCTTTGACAATGAGTTGTTATTTGATGCACTGAACAATGTTTCAAATGACAATGCACAAGGAGAATATTATTTACCTGATGTCCTTGAAATCGCTAAAAAACAAGGGGACAAAGTTAGTGCATACTCCACTCCTCGATCAGAAGAAACGATTGGTGTGAACGACAGGGTTGCTTTAGCAAAAGCTGAAGTTCTTATGAAACGACGCACGAATGAACGTTTGATGAGAGAAGGAGTTACCATTGTTGACCCAGATAACACTTATATCGGGACGGATGTGAAAGTTGGCACAGATACAGTGATTCAACCTGGCTGTGTCATTCAAGGAGATACACAAATCGGTTCAAATGTAGAAATAGGGCCTCATACCGAGATCAAAGATTCAGCTATCGGGGATGGAACGCACATTAAACAAAGTGTGGTAACAGATAGTCGAGTCGGGAAAGATGTTTCTATTGGGCCTTTCGCTCATATCAGACCAGCTAGTGATATTCATGATCAAGTCAAAATCGGCAACTTCGTCGAAATAAAGAAAACTTCTATGGCTAAAAATAGCAAAGCGTCTCACCTTTCTTATTTAGGCGATGCCGAAATTGGAAAAGATGTGAATGTCGGTTGTGGTTCAATTACCGTAAACTACGACGGGAAAGAGAAGCACAAAACGATTATAGAAGACGGAGCTTTTATTGGTTGTAATTCTAATCTAGTAGCTCCTGTAAAAATTGAAAAAGGTGCATATGTTGCAGCAGGGTCCACGATTACGAAGGACGTACCTGAGAAATCACTGTCCATTGCAAGATCCAGACAAGAGAATAAAGAAGGCTACTTAGAGCGTTTAAACAAAAGTAAAAAATAA
- a CDS encoding ribose-phosphate diphosphokinase — protein MTNQYQDPYLKVFSLNSNPALAEEIADSIGVELGKSSVNRFKDGEVQINIEESVRGCEVFVVQSTSAPVNEHLMELLIMIDALKRASARSINIVMPYYGYARQDRKARSREPITAKLVADLLETAGADRVITLDLHAAQIQGFFNIPIDHLVGVPILSEYFENKGLEDIVVVSPDHGGVTRARLLADRLKAPIAIIDKRRPQANVAEVMNIVGNIEGKTAILIDDIIDTAGTITLAANAMEENGAKEVYACCTHPVLSGPALERIENSVLKEVIVTNTIPLAEGLESDKIKPLSVGELIGESIKRVHEHRSISTLFN, from the coding sequence ATGACTAATCAATATCAAGACCCATATTTGAAAGTGTTTTCATTGAATTCCAATCCAGCATTAGCTGAAGAGATTGCCGACTCAATTGGAGTGGAGTTAGGAAAATCTTCCGTCAATCGTTTCAAGGATGGAGAAGTACAAATTAATATTGAAGAAAGTGTACGTGGGTGTGAAGTATTTGTCGTGCAATCGACATCTGCTCCCGTAAACGAACACCTTATGGAATTGTTGATCATGATTGACGCTTTGAAGCGCGCATCAGCTAGATCAATTAACATTGTCATGCCTTATTACGGGTACGCTCGTCAGGATCGTAAGGCAAGATCAAGAGAGCCGATTACTGCAAAGTTAGTAGCTGACCTTTTAGAAACTGCAGGTGCAGATCGAGTGATTACATTAGATCTACATGCTGCCCAAATCCAAGGGTTCTTCAATATACCAATCGATCACTTGGTAGGGGTTCCAATTCTAAGTGAATACTTTGAAAATAAAGGGTTAGAAGATATTGTCGTAGTATCACCTGATCATGGTGGAGTTACTCGAGCGCGTCTACTAGCAGATCGACTAAAAGCACCGATTGCGATCATTGATAAACGTCGACCGCAAGCGAACGTTGCAGAAGTTATGAATATCGTTGGTAATATTGAAGGCAAGACGGCTATATTAATCGACGATATCATTGATACAGCAGGGACGATTACATTAGCTGCTAATGCGATGGAAGAAAACGGAGCTAAAGAAGTTTACGCTTGCTGTACTCACCCTGTACTATCAGGGCCAGCACTAGAGCGTATAGAGAATTCAGTGCTGAAAGAAGTAATTGTAACGAATACGATCCCACTAGCAGAAGGGTTAGAATCAGATAAAATCAAGCCTTTATCTGTAGGGGAGTTAATCGGTGAATCGATTAAACGTGTACATGAACATCGCTCAATCAGTACGCTTTTCAACTAG
- a CDS encoding 50S ribosomal protein L25/general stress protein Ctc yields MTATINAKARNDMRGSNTKKIRKEGLIPAVVYGKEKEPVTISLDSVELIKKVREEGKNAVFSLDIEGGQTLDVMLYDYQSDVIKDELIHADFYQVDMSSEVDVEVYINVEGESMGEKDGGVRQQTMHQINVRATPNNIPEEITVEVSELEIGDSVTVGDLNVTGKYEIMDDEESTIITILPPQQEDIPEAGEEGLADDEQAEPEVIGEKSDDEEDNKEEK; encoded by the coding sequence ATGACAGCAACAATTAATGCAAAAGCAAGAAATGATATGAGAGGTTCTAATACAAAGAAAATTAGAAAAGAAGGTCTTATTCCAGCTGTAGTATACGGCAAGGAGAAAGAGCCTGTGACTATTTCTTTAGATAGTGTTGAACTTATTAAAAAGGTTCGTGAAGAAGGTAAAAACGCTGTATTTTCATTAGATATCGAAGGCGGTCAAACATTGGATGTCATGCTTTATGACTATCAATCAGATGTCATCAAAGACGAATTGATCCACGCTGACTTTTATCAAGTCGATATGTCTTCTGAAGTTGATGTTGAAGTATATATCAACGTTGAAGGCGAATCTATGGGTGAAAAAGATGGCGGTGTAAGACAGCAAACAATGCACCAAATCAATGTTCGTGCGACTCCTAATAACATTCCAGAAGAAATCACTGTTGAAGTTTCTGAACTTGAAATTGGTGACAGTGTGACTGTTGGAGATTTAAATGTAACTGGTAAATACGAAATCATGGATGATGAAGAATCAACAATCATCACAATCCTACCACCACAACAAGAAGACATTCCAGAAGCTGGTGAAGAAGGATTAGCAGATGACGAACAAGCGGAACCAGAAGTCATTGGAGAAAAATCTGATGATGAAGAAGATAACAAAGAAGAAAAGTAA
- the pth gene encoding aminoacyl-tRNA hydrolase produces the protein MKCIVGLGNPGLKYKKTRHNIGFQVIDELAAKQKWKFQKGKFESHYIYERLNGEQILLLKPQTFMNLSGKAIKQAADFYQIEPQDILVIYDDLDLPTGKIRLRQKGGHGGHNGIRSTIDQIGTKEFNRLRFGIGRPKENLEVTHYVLGKFSKEELKDVQPSVQRAVEACEEWTEQPFLEVMNHFNQ, from the coding sequence ATGAAGTGCATCGTCGGTTTAGGTAATCCAGGACTGAAATATAAGAAGACAAGACATAATATCGGTTTTCAAGTGATCGATGAACTTGCTGCGAAGCAAAAATGGAAATTTCAAAAAGGTAAATTTGAGTCTCATTATATTTACGAACGTTTGAATGGGGAACAAATTCTTTTGTTAAAACCTCAGACATTCATGAATTTATCAGGTAAAGCAATCAAGCAAGCAGCAGATTTTTATCAAATAGAGCCGCAAGATATTTTAGTTATTTATGATGACTTGGATTTACCGACAGGTAAGATCCGCTTACGTCAAAAAGGCGGTCACGGTGGTCATAATGGCATCAGAAGTACGATTGATCAGATAGGTACAAAAGAGTTCAATCGGTTACGCTTCGGCATAGGACGTCCTAAAGAGAACCTTGAAGTCACTCATTATGTATTAGGTAAGTTTTCAAAAGAAGAATTGAAAGACGTCCAACCTTCTGTACAACGTGCAGTTGAAGCTTGTGAGGAATGGACCGAACAACCTTTTCTTGAAGTGATGAATCACTTCAATCAATGA
- a CDS encoding anti-sigma-F factor Fin: protein MSLKITCRHCKKPMGEIKDDTEIKELLNDLSALNETEGSIHQQEDGTRSLELVCENCEEILNENPTLFELDYFIH from the coding sequence ATGTCCTTAAAAATTACTTGCCGCCATTGTAAAAAGCCGATGGGTGAGATAAAAGATGATACTGAGATTAAAGAATTGTTGAACGATCTTTCTGCATTAAATGAGACGGAAGGTAGTATTCACCAACAAGAAGATGGGACACGGTCATTGGAGTTAGTTTGCGAAAATTGCGAAGAGATATTGAATGAAAACCCAACATTATTTGAACTAGATTATTTTATCCATTGA
- the mfd gene encoding transcription-repair coupling factor, which translates to MQSIKNYLATQDDVVNLIEGLENGMTEQIVSGLTNTLRSTFTSILHESSSRPVLYVTHHLTQAQKVYEDLLTISEKDHRVYLYPVNELLAAEITTASPELKAQRLDVWKEWRTNQQGIMVVPVAALKRALPPVDAQVTANVTFKKDTTFPFESAVEQLISLGYKYTDMVTTPGEISRRGGIVDIYPLTEDYPVRVEWFDDEVESIRYFDAESQRSATELESIEVGPADEFLITSDQMMRGAEELKVRLEKSMEAIEDFNEKEKLRETIMYDVERLAQGDSFPGNYKYLSLFFDRVDSLLDYTSKDTVVILDEMSRISEKAEQLDREEANWYTEMLQNRSIVQDLQVSFDWTTVLEKMNHQKIYFSLFLRHIPNTKPENIINFSSRQMQQFHGQMNLLQNEFERWKKNDYSVVVYGSDRERLERIQRVLDDYDMTVHTIKEPFELPQSEPLAAIGDLQEGFEMPNYRLAVLTEEELFKKKKPKKRRKQKLSNAERIKSYQELSIGDYVVHSNHGIGKYIGIETLEVNQKHKDYMVIRYSGNDKLFVPVDQIDQVQKYVGSEAKEPKLYKLGGSEWKKVKSRVKSSVEDIADDLIKLYAEREASKGHAFSEDTEMQKDFEATFPYEETEDQIRCIEEIKEDMERERPMDRLLCGDVGYGKTEVAIRAAFKAIVDGKQVAVLVPTTILAQQHFETFQERFQEFGINVGLLSRFRTPNQQKETLDRLRKGLIDVVIGTHRVLSKDVKFKDLGLLVVDEEQRFGVKHKEKIKQLKANVDVLTLTATPIPRTLHMSMVGVRDLSVIETPPENRFPIQTYVVEYNPAFIREAIERELARGGQVFFLYNRVDLIDRVAHEIDELVDDAKVNYAHGQMNERQLENIMFDFLEGEFDVLVSTTIIETGVDIPNVNTLIVYDADKMGLSQLYQLRGRVGRSNRLAYAYFTHQPNKVLTEIAEKRLEAIKEFTELGSGFKIAMRDLSIRGAGNLLGTEQHGFIDSVGFDMYSQMLNDAIKAKQKGVPYEESKPFEVEMTIDLDAYIPPSYIDDEAQKIEMYKRIQAVEEATEIYEIKDEMLDRFGEYPQEVEDLLQVSRIRLYALQEKVESIYEKKNKIELMVDADESQSVDGTELFNLANEFGRQVLLGTEGKQLKITIQFQRSNKHDRYELLEKLLSKLHRTKKQKTGE; encoded by the coding sequence TTGCAATCGATTAAAAATTACTTAGCCACCCAAGATGATGTAGTAAATCTCATCGAAGGTTTAGAAAACGGAATGACTGAGCAAATTGTATCAGGGCTGACAAACACTCTTAGAAGTACTTTCACTTCCATTCTTCATGAATCGTCAAGTAGACCAGTGCTCTATGTGACCCACCATTTGACGCAAGCTCAGAAAGTGTATGAGGACTTGCTTACGATTTCCGAAAAGGACCATCGTGTTTATCTGTATCCAGTAAATGAATTGTTAGCTGCAGAAATTACAACGGCTTCTCCTGAACTGAAGGCTCAACGCCTCGATGTTTGGAAGGAATGGAGAACGAATCAGCAAGGGATCATGGTGGTTCCTGTTGCAGCTTTGAAGCGGGCATTACCCCCAGTTGATGCTCAAGTTACAGCGAACGTCACATTCAAAAAAGATACAACTTTTCCTTTTGAATCTGCTGTAGAACAATTGATTTCGCTCGGTTATAAGTATACAGATATGGTGACGACTCCTGGTGAAATCAGTCGACGTGGGGGTATTGTAGACATTTACCCATTAACTGAAGATTATCCGGTTCGCGTAGAATGGTTTGATGATGAAGTGGAATCCATTCGATATTTTGACGCCGAATCTCAACGTTCTGCTACAGAACTGGAATCGATTGAAGTAGGCCCAGCTGATGAATTCTTGATTACTAGCGATCAAATGATGCGAGGCGCTGAGGAATTAAAGGTTCGTCTTGAGAAATCAATGGAGGCCATTGAAGATTTCAATGAGAAAGAAAAACTTCGAGAGACAATCATGTATGATGTTGAACGTCTCGCACAAGGTGATTCTTTCCCAGGTAATTATAAATATTTATCGCTATTCTTTGATCGTGTTGATAGTTTGTTAGATTATACTTCAAAAGACACCGTGGTCATCCTAGATGAAATGAGCCGGATATCTGAAAAGGCAGAGCAACTGGATAGGGAAGAAGCGAATTGGTATACGGAAATGCTTCAGAACCGTTCCATTGTGCAAGATTTGCAGGTCTCTTTTGACTGGACGACTGTGTTAGAAAAAATGAATCATCAAAAGATCTATTTCTCTTTATTTTTAAGGCACATCCCCAACACGAAACCTGAAAATATCATCAACTTTTCAAGTAGACAAATGCAGCAGTTCCATGGACAGATGAATCTTCTCCAAAATGAGTTCGAACGTTGGAAGAAGAATGATTATTCAGTGGTCGTTTACGGAAGTGATAGAGAAAGGTTAGAACGGATTCAACGAGTGCTGGACGATTATGACATGACGGTCCATACAATTAAAGAACCTTTCGAATTGCCACAATCAGAACCTCTTGCTGCGATCGGTGATCTGCAAGAGGGCTTTGAGATGCCTAATTATAGACTCGCAGTGCTGACTGAAGAAGAGTTATTCAAAAAGAAGAAACCTAAAAAGCGTAGAAAACAGAAGCTTTCGAACGCAGAGAGAATAAAGAGTTATCAAGAATTATCTATTGGAGACTATGTCGTACATTCAAATCATGGGATCGGGAAGTATATAGGTATAGAAACTTTAGAAGTAAATCAAAAACATAAAGATTATATGGTCATCCGTTACTCTGGAAACGATAAATTATTCGTTCCCGTAGACCAGATTGACCAAGTGCAAAAATATGTAGGATCCGAAGCGAAGGAACCTAAGCTTTATAAGTTGGGCGGAAGCGAATGGAAAAAAGTTAAGTCCCGGGTGAAATCATCTGTTGAAGATATCGCGGATGATCTGATCAAGTTGTATGCTGAACGAGAAGCATCGAAAGGGCACGCTTTTTCTGAGGATACTGAAATGCAGAAGGATTTTGAAGCGACGTTCCCTTATGAAGAAACCGAGGACCAAATTCGGTGTATCGAAGAAATCAAAGAGGATATGGAAAGAGAGCGCCCAATGGATCGTTTGCTTTGCGGGGACGTAGGTTACGGAAAGACCGAAGTGGCAATCCGCGCGGCTTTCAAGGCGATTGTAGACGGTAAACAGGTGGCTGTATTAGTACCTACAACTATTTTAGCGCAACAACACTTTGAAACGTTTCAAGAGCGTTTCCAAGAGTTTGGAATCAATGTCGGTTTGTTAAGTCGTTTCAGAACACCAAATCAGCAAAAAGAAACGCTTGACCGTTTGAGAAAAGGGTTAATAGATGTGGTGATAGGTACTCACCGTGTTTTATCAAAAGATGTGAAATTCAAAGACTTAGGCCTATTGGTCGTCGATGAGGAGCAGCGTTTCGGGGTTAAGCATAAAGAAAAAATCAAACAGTTGAAGGCGAATGTCGATGTCCTGACATTAACTGCGACACCAATTCCAAGGACGTTACACATGTCGATGGTCGGGGTGAGGGATTTATCAGTCATTGAAACTCCACCAGAGAATCGTTTCCCAATCCAGACATATGTAGTGGAATATAATCCTGCATTCATTCGAGAAGCTATCGAGAGGGAATTGGCACGTGGAGGTCAAGTGTTTTTCTTATACAATCGGGTCGATCTGATCGACAGGGTTGCGCATGAGATCGATGAATTAGTCGATGATGCAAAGGTGAATTACGCCCATGGTCAAATGAACGAAAGACAGCTTGAAAACATCATGTTTGATTTCTTGGAAGGCGAGTTTGATGTCCTTGTCAGCACGACAATCATCGAAACAGGTGTGGATATTCCGAATGTGAACACATTAATTGTCTATGATGCGGACAAAATGGGCCTTAGCCAGCTGTATCAGCTAAGAGGTAGGGTTGGAAGATCTAATCGTTTAGCCTATGCCTATTTCACTCATCAACCAAATAAAGTGCTCACAGAAATTGCAGAGAAACGATTAGAAGCTATCAAAGAATTTACTGAACTTGGCTCGGGCTTTAAAATTGCCATGCGCGACCTATCGATTCGAGGAGCAGGAAATCTTTTAGGAACTGAACAGCATGGGTTTATTGATTCTGTCGGTTTTGATATGTACTCCCAGATGTTGAATGATGCAATCAAAGCTAAACAAAAAGGAGTCCCATATGAAGAATCTAAGCCATTCGAAGTAGAAATGACGATCGATTTAGATGCTTATATTCCACCGTCATATATTGATGATGAAGCACAGAAAATCGAGATGTATAAACGAATTCAAGCAGTAGAAGAAGCAACTGAGATTTATGAAATAAAAGATGAAATGCTCGACCGTTTTGGCGAGTATCCTCAAGAAGTAGAGGATCTCCTTCAAGTCTCACGCATCAGATTGTATGCCTTGCAAGAGAAGGTCGAGTCTATCTATGAAAAGAAAAATAAAATTGAATTGATGGTGGACGCGGATGAAAGTCAGTCCGTTGATGGTACAGAGCTATTTAATCTAGCCAATGAATTTGGCAGACAGGTACTCTTAGGTACGGAAGGTAAGCAGTTGAAAATCACAATTCAATTCCAGCGAAGCAATAAACATGACAGGTACGAACTCCTTGAAAAGTTGTTATCAAAGTTACATCGGACGAAAAAACAAAAAACGGGTGAATAG